A DNA window from Linepithema humile isolate Giens D197 chromosome 6, Lhum_UNIL_v1.0, whole genome shotgun sequence contains the following coding sequences:
- the Mdh1 gene encoding malate dehydrogenase, cytoplasmic — protein sequence MAEPINVVVTGAAGQIAYSLLYQIAAGTVFGSEQPINLRLLDIASMMTVLDGIVMELEDLALPLVREVLPTADPAKAFNNVAAAFLVGAMPRKEGMERKDLLAANVKIFKVQGEALDTYARKDVKVLVVGNPANTNALICSHYAPSIPKENFTAMTRLDQNRAQAAIAARLNVQVDKVKNVIIWGNHSSTQYPDAGHATVELSSGVKAVPSEINDDEWLNNAFVELIQKRGAAVIAARKMSSAMSAAKAAGDHMRDWWFGTKPGEWVSMGVVSDGSYGIPKDVVFSFPVTIKDKKYDIVQNLSISNFARSKLDITSKELEEEAAEANNVLKK from the exons atg gcGGAACCCATAAATGTTGTGGTCACTGGTGCTGCTGGGCAAATTGCCTATTCTCTACTGTACCAGATTGCAGCTGGTACAGTTTTTGGTTCAGAACAACCCATTAATCTTCGGTTATTAGATATTGCTTCCATGATGACCGTTCTGGATGGTATAGTTATGGAACTGGAGGATTTAGCTCTTCCTCTAGTACGAG aGGTTTTGCCAACTGCTGATCCAGCCAAAGCTTTTAATAACGTAGCTGCTGCTTTCTTGGTTGGCGCAATGCCACGAAAAGAAGGAATGGAACGTAAGGATCTTTTGGCTgcaaatgtgaaaattttcaAGGTGCAAGGTGAAGCATTAGATACATATGCTCGTAAGGATGTCAAGGTGCTAGTTGTGGGTAATCCTGCTAACACCAATGCGCTCATTTGCTCGCATTATGCACCATCCATTccaaaagaaaatttcactGCAATGACTAGATTGGATCAAAATAGAGCACAGGCAGCAATAGCTGCACGATTAAATGTGCag GTTGATAAAGTGAAGAATGTTATTATCTGGGGTAATCATAGCTCTACGCAATATCCTGATGCTGGGCATGCAACTGTAGAGCTCTCATCCGGCGTGAAAGCGGTACCGTCTGAGATTAACGATGACGAATGGTTGAATAATGCCTTCGTAGAATTGATACAAAAACGCGGCGCTGCTGTAATAGCTGCTCGAAAAATGTCTTCCGCCATGTCCGCCGCTAAAGCTGCTGGAGATCATATGAGAGATTGGTGGTTTGGTACTAAGCCTGGAGAATGGGTCAGCATGGGTGTTGTATCTGATGGAAGTTATGGAATTCCAAAAGACGTCGTATTTTCCTTCCCTGTTACTATCAAAGACAAGAAATATGATATCGTGCAA AACCTTTCAATCAGCAACTTTGCAAGATCAAAACTGGATATTACATCTAAAGAGTTAGAGGAAGAAGCTGCCGAAGcaaacaatgttttaaaaaagtga
- the Tsen54 gene encoding uncharacterized protein Tsen54, giving the protein MEETCEKLSSNVLTAEELLRSKGFRSCVLEGWERSQKILPTNGKKHFEPNNTWLQNVQIEKGLKHHKDLLNIERVERISELASAEWIPDQKKALVVKRSGQDWNNFGLEKNGSLYLLPEEALFLMEKNCLELIWNGVPCSIQQAYEILIDDSVCTFEEYRVYSQLTRYGYHIQRYFSEESKKCTRSDESTTIKRKIIVDPNNGLRMCDSQLQNPTNKKLKETLSEDMSQISNTSFDNFNTKNDKTEGESVEQVVHDVVDKLLCTIEDDVELNNPVTSVVMQNNAIQSNMNEEKNRNSKPEIISDETLLDNIKIYKDSCNSKKEPCKVSKWPGARIQRNVKQLPKRTDKISPEISIIDSGIANESSRSPEKRKQVSELSPVKKHEVIELSDDEIQELPHCMTRKEILNMLPNIAFQNRTVENISRRYIPHTIKPQKSTYFYNRMQILRMQEDDKRTRQNCKNIRTNTRQNTSQFRNSAVVHNRSIAFQNQHSRPLLCSPSRPFYPAQDEMRSVNIGMPYRFPFNYSPNVYMQSRIMQDAFHNLSIVLGNLRNTLQQSRNFTIMMNNFSIPVMDGYRMRHISVDNQFRHSFHQNFSWQQRFYETRRTMVENTSMQGSAHPNYPRQRQNYANRKDQVSREVINRCSFTTYPGASSWTELKRRWSEEKTIIIDDEDNKNKNESEEECNEVQVVKLINPLVGPRNASSLAEIFNKLAIIKPAPERTVRRKRCRYKISYNVYSCTHHYRKANPGQPLYSLVVIRKENSFLQPVELNRLQQDAKGSQIVLAYVSMSIRYIQPGIVTIPNMTVRDTFSTD; this is encoded by the exons atggAAGAAACATGTGAAAAATTATCTAGCAATGTGCTGAC aGCAGAAGAACTGCTACGCAGCAAAGGTTTTAGGAGTTGCGTACTAGAAGGTTGGGAAAGATCTCAGAAAATTTTACCCACAAATGGAAAGAAGCATTTTGAACCTAATAACACTTGGCTCCAAAATGTTCAGATTGAAAAGGGACTTAAACAtcataaagatttattaaatattgaaagagtTGAACGTATCTCAGAATTAGCTAGTGCTGAGTGGATACCAGATCAAAAAAAGGCTCTTGTTGTCAAAAGATCTGGTCAGGATTGGAATAATTTTGGCCTAGAAAAGAATGGTTCCTTATACTTGTTACCAGAGGAGGCACTATTTCTTATGGAAAAG AATTGTCTTGAACTTATTTGGAATGGAGTACCATGCTCAATTCAACAGgcatatgaaatattaattgatgatTCAGTATGTACTTTTGAAGAATATAGGGTTTATAGTCAATTAACACGCTATGGTTACCATATACAGCGTTATTTTTCTGAGGAATCTAAGAAGTGCACTAGATCAGATGAGTCTACTACCATTAAACGGAAAATTATTGTTGATCCAAACAATGGATTAAGAATGTGCGATAGTCAATTACAAAATCCAaccaacaaaaaattaaaagaaactttgTCGGAAGATATGTCGCAGATATCAAATACatcttttgataattttaatacaaaaaatgacaaaacAGAAGGAGAGTCTGTAGAACAAGTAGTGCATGATGTAGTAGATAAACTTTTATGCACTATTGAAGACGatgtagaattaaataatccaGTTACTTCTGTCGTAATGCAAAACAATGCAATACAAAGCAATatgaatgaagaaaaaaatcgaaattctAAACCTGAAATAATTTCCGATGAGACTTTGctagataatattaaaatttataaagactCATGTAATTCTAAGAAAGAACCTTGTAAAGTATCCAAATGGCCAGGTGCTCGCATACAACGTAATGTTAAGCAATTACCTAAAAGGACAGATAAAATATCACctgaaatttctataattgaTTCTGGTATCGCAAATGAAAGTTCCAGAAGTCCAGAGAAAAGGAAGCAAGTTAGCGAATTGTCACCTGTGAAAAAACATGAG GTAATCGAGCTGTCTGATGATGAGATTCAGGAATTACCGCATTGCATgacaagaaaagaaatattgaatatgcTACCGAATATCGCCTTTCAAAATCGTactgttgaaaatatttccagGCGATACATACCACACACTATAAAACCTCAGAAAAGTACTTATTTCTATAATCGGATGCAGATATTACGCATGCAAGAGGATGACAAAAGGACACGAcagaattgcaaaaatataagaaccaatacgagacaaaatacATCTCAGTTTAGAAATTCTGCTGTTGTGCATAACAGAAGTATTGCTTTTCAGAATCAACATTCGCGTCCGTTATTGTGTAGTCCGTCACGGCCGTTTTATCCTGCACAAGATGAAATGCGTAGTGTGAACATCGGCATGCCTTACAGATTTCCCTTCAATTACAGTCCAAACGTTTATATGCAGAGTAGGATCATGCAAGATGCGTTTCACAATTTATCCATTGTCCTTGGGAATCTCAGGAATACCCTTCAGCAAAGTAGAAATTTCACTATAATGatgaacaatttttcaataccGGTCATGGATGGGTATCGAATGAGACATATTTCTGTGGATAATCAATTTCGGCACAGTTTTCATCAGAATTTTTCATGGCAACAGAGATTCTATGAAACGCGAAGAACGATGGTGGAGAATACGTCGATGCAAGGCAGTGCGCATCCCAACTATCCAAGACAACGACAGAATTACGCTAATAGGAAAGACCAGGTCAGTCGCGAAGTCATTAATCGGTGCTCCTTTACGACTTATCCAGGAGCTAGTTCGTGGACGGAACTGAAAAGGAGATGGTCGGAAGAGAAAACTATTATAATTGACGatgaagataataaaaataagaatgaaaGTGAGGAAGAATGCAATGAAGTGCAAGTTGTGAAGCTTATCAATCCATTAGTCGGTCCGAGAAATGCATCTTCGTTGGCGGAGATCTTTAATAAGCTCGCTATAATAAAACCAGCGCCGGAAAGGACAGTTAGGAGAAAGAGGTGCAGGTATAAGATATCGTACAATGTGTACTCCTGTACTCATCACTATAGAAAAGCGAATCCTGGTCAACCATTGTATAGTCTGGTGGTGATAAG GAAAGAAAACTCGTTTCTCCAACCAGTTGAGCTGAATCGCTTGCAGCAGGATGCAAAAGGTTCTCAAATAGTATTAGCTTATGTGTCAATGTCTATACGGTATATTCAACCAGGTATTGTAACAATACCAAACATGACTGTACGTGATACATTCTCTACTGATTAG
- the LOC105671839 gene encoding F-box only protein 22-like, translating into MEEPEEKRIRIELPLEVDIYEESYEQKYEQKYEQTYEDPLGSNVCLTYDILRIVFRYLNGRDLSSVAMVCRSWLEAANNEKCLRGPYCFIEHYKPVDICASHEKRLAQSLDYIKESTIKPSIGFFFLSLETPHDIKSRICELLPKNCEAIMLFTHSIILNNNEMEHPYPNMVCALLPQIPNVKISVVKVTDRALGGDKYTEYMQMIEEASRQDDESTCLMLFCNRYGHSMGSYMASLARLSNDERIISLWGGVVEEMQYVHINNERFIEEESNVAKPYCVALLLTGSIQTWSIVVNRKCKTKEQVEEKLKLFKQQVKLQKHSVGFMFACVARGKYMYHEENVESTIFKRLFPEVPLVGCFGNGEFGKDSTVYNPELSVLQYRKKFKNVSKNLYPLCQRNYSTRRHKSPWHNEFSTMFMILTYG; encoded by the exons ATGGAAGAGCCAGAGGAAAAGAGAATTCGAATTGAATTGCCTCTCGAAGTCGATATTTATGAGGAAAGTTACGAGCAAAAATATGAGCAAAAATATGAGCAAACTTACGAGGATCCACTTGGTTCTAATGTCTGCTTAACTTACgatattttaagaattgtttttcgatatttaaatGGCAGGGACCTGTCGAGCGTTGCAATGGTTTGCAG ATCTTGGTTAGAAGCtgcaaataatgaaaaatgctTAAGAGGACCTTATTGCTTTATAGAACATTACAAGCCGGTGGATATTTGTGCCTCACATGAAAAAAGATTGGCACAAAGTTTAGACTATATCAAAGAGTCAACCATTAAACCATCTataggatttttttttctatcctTGGAGACACCAcatgatataaaaa GTCGCATCTGTGAATTACTTCCCAAAAATTGTGAGGCCATAATGCTATTTACACATAGTATTATTCTGAATAATAATGAGATGGAACATCCATATCCAAATATGGTGTGTGCACTTTTACCACAAATCCCGAACGTCAAGATAAGTGTGGTTAAAGTAACAGACAGAGCATTGGGAGGAGataaatatacagaatatatGCAGATGATTGAAGAAGCATCCAGACAAGATGATGAGTCTACgtgtttaatgttattttgcaaTCGTTATGGTCATAGTATGGGATCGTATATGGCTTCACTTGCACGACTAAG TAATGatgaaagaataatttctttgtgGGGTGGTGTGGTAGAGGAAATGCAATATGTACacattaataatgaaagattCATCGAAGAAGAAAGTAATGTTGCTAAACCATATTGTGTTGCTCTTTTGCTTACTGGTTCTATACAGACGTGGTCTATAGTTGTGAACAGGAAATGCAAAACAAAGGAGCAAGTcgaagaaaagttaaaattattcaagcaGCAAGTAAAATTACAGAAACATTCTGTGGGCTTTATGTTTGCTTGTGTAGCACGcggaaaatatatgtatcacGAGGAAAATGTGGAGTCAACAATATTCAAAAGATTATTTCCCGAAGTACCTCTAGTAGGCTGCTTCGGCAATGGCGAGTTTGGAAAAGATTCTACCGTTTACAATCCAGAACTTT ctGTGCTGCAGTAcagaaagaaatttaagaaTGTTTCGAAAAATCTATATCCCTTATGTCAAAGAAATTACAGCACGCGTCGACACAAATCACCGTGGCATAATGAATTTTCCACTATGTTTATGATACTTACTTATGGTTGA